A window from Thiosulfatimonas sediminis encodes these proteins:
- a CDS encoding SpoIIE family protein phosphatase gives MNIVTNCFIRPLVSQETCGDFMKMLPGKRRIHFIVGDVSGHGSPLVYAIAREVEQCFEQCYRQPLAQQYAQIAELGSVAKYGMTLCLGFFDLERQALFYLAVGNLRLCRLNEQQKIDLPVTEGVVGIFVPSEIQEQILPLQAGDRVLVTSDGVSQQALSLFTAEQSVETLKTQFLDDSITKQDDAICVCFDIVFE, from the coding sequence ATGAATATCGTAACGAATTGTTTTATCCGGCCTTTAGTTTCGCAAGAGACCTGTGGTGATTTTATGAAAATGTTGCCCGGTAAGCGGCGTATTCATTTTATTGTGGGTGATGTTTCAGGGCATGGCTCACCGCTTGTCTATGCGATTGCGCGTGAAGTTGAACAGTGTTTTGAGCAGTGTTATCGGCAGCCGTTAGCGCAACAATACGCGCAGATTGCGGAATTGGGTTCAGTGGCTAAGTATGGGATGACGTTGTGTTTGGGTTTTTTCGATCTTGAGCGCCAAGCGCTATTTTATCTGGCGGTCGGTAATTTGAGGTTATGTCGATTAAACGAGCAGCAAAAAATAGATTTACCTGTTACAGAAGGGGTGGTTGGTATTTTTGTACCGAGTGAGATCCAAGAGCAGATTTTGCCTTTGCAAGCGGGGGATCGAGTTTTGGTGACTTCCGATGGTGTATCGCAACAGGCGTTGTCGCTGTTCACGGCAGAGCAGTCTGTCGAAACATTGAAAACACAATTTTTAGACGATTCAATCACTAAACAGGATGACGCGATTTGCGTCTGTTTTGATATTGTTTTTGAGTAA
- a CDS encoding methyl-accepting chemotaxis protein, whose product MFNSHLKSELNSLQQEKVILERTVDALNKVMGVIEFDTDGHILTANENFLNVVGYGLNEIVGKHHRMFLHEIDAASANYQNFWRMLKAGNNNSDRFKRKSKSGKTIWLEASYNPIFNAEGKVEKIVKFATDITEKVQGELDVRAQLTAINKVMAVIEFDVTGKILNANQNFLKTMHYTLDEIVGAHHKKFVRADYVQSSEYRVFWEKLGKGTPVAGTFRRIDKQGNEVWLEASYNPIFDIDGNVVRIIKYASDIGNNPNTKMLDQVIHDATEVIDRMASGDLSAQMRSHKSDTPSLYDNNIEMLSKSLQSMGQKLSHVISKVSTSAQNFLQQSNIIASGSESLDQQVQFSSSQLENAFSTLKTATTMIRSGSHEARNTATTTKEVQSRTSQGVQVMSETVAAMASIQESSNKITEIVTLIDSIAFQTNLLALNAAVEAARAGEHGRGFAVVAGEVRALAQKSADAAKEIRTLIDETTQRVDQGSKLAHASGEMLNEISKLIDSVGEKIESISESANSQAIETEKAYQGVSDVQNVMQQNLSLVAENTQSANEISYQARDLAEDVNYFTFSKN is encoded by the coding sequence ATGTTTAACTCGCACCTAAAGAGCGAACTGAATTCGCTACAGCAAGAAAAAGTGATCTTAGAGCGTACCGTTGACGCTTTGAACAAAGTCATGGGGGTAATCGAGTTTGACACTGACGGCCATATTCTTACTGCAAATGAAAATTTTTTGAACGTCGTTGGTTACGGTTTGAATGAAATTGTTGGCAAGCACCATCGGATGTTTTTACATGAAATTGATGCGGCCAGCGCAAACTACCAAAATTTTTGGCGGATGTTGAAAGCAGGGAATAACAACTCCGATCGCTTCAAACGAAAATCTAAATCAGGAAAAACCATTTGGCTGGAAGCCAGTTACAATCCGATTTTTAATGCCGAAGGCAAAGTTGAAAAAATCGTCAAGTTTGCTACCGACATTACGGAGAAAGTACAGGGCGAATTAGATGTCCGCGCGCAGTTAACGGCTATCAATAAAGTTATGGCGGTGATTGAGTTTGATGTGACCGGCAAAATTCTCAACGCCAACCAAAACTTTTTAAAAACCATGCACTATACGCTTGACGAAATTGTCGGCGCGCACCACAAAAAATTTGTTCGTGCAGATTATGTGCAATCTTCAGAATACCGCGTCTTTTGGGAAAAATTAGGCAAAGGAACCCCCGTGGCAGGAACCTTCCGTAGAATCGACAAACAAGGCAATGAAGTTTGGCTTGAGGCAAGCTACAACCCAATTTTTGACATCGACGGTAATGTCGTGCGCATCATCAAGTACGCCTCAGACATCGGTAATAATCCAAATACAAAAATGCTCGACCAAGTTATTCACGATGCCACCGAAGTCATTGACCGCATGGCCTCCGGCGATCTGTCCGCGCAAATGCGCTCGCATAAATCCGACACACCGTCGCTTTATGACAATAATATCGAAATGCTCAGCAAAAGCTTGCAAAGCATGGGACAAAAATTGAGCCATGTTATTTCGAAAGTGAGCACCAGTGCACAAAACTTTTTACAACAATCCAACATTATTGCGAGTGGCTCTGAAAGCCTTGATCAACAAGTTCAATTCAGCTCAAGTCAATTAGAAAATGCCTTTTCAACCCTCAAGACAGCGACAACCATGATCCGTTCAGGCTCTCATGAAGCCAGAAACACCGCCACCACGACTAAAGAAGTGCAATCGCGCACCAGTCAAGGGGTGCAAGTAATGAGCGAAACGGTTGCCGCCATGGCCAGCATCCAAGAATCCAGTAATAAAATCACCGAGATTGTCACCTTGATAGACAGCATCGCTTTCCAAACCAACCTTTTGGCGTTAAACGCCGCGGTTGAAGCAGCACGTGCTGGAGAACATGGTCGCGGTTTTGCTGTCGTTGCCGGCGAAGTGCGCGCCCTAGCGCAAAAATCTGCGGATGCAGCCAAAGAGATTCGCACGCTCATTGATGAAACTACGCAGCGTGTTGACCAAGGCAGTAAATTAGCCCATGCGTCTGGTGAGATGCTCAACGAAATCAGTAAACTGATTGACTCGGTCGGCGAAAAAATCGAAAGCATCTCTGAATCCGCCAACTCGCAAGCGATTGAAACCGAAAAAGCCTACCAAGGGGTCAGTGATGTTCAGAACGTCATGCAACAAAACCTTAGTTTAGTTGCAGAAAACACCCAATCGGCGAACGAGATTTCCTATCAAGCGCGAGATTTAGCTGAAGACGTAAACTACTTTACCTTTTCAAAAAATTAA